In Halarcobacter bivalviorum, a genomic segment contains:
- a CDS encoding PepSY-associated TM helix domain-containing protein → MRENFNESMRWLHTYSGLILGWLLFAIFVTGTSAYYKNEITLWMKPEFHKSIANEKTLDIAIDKAIKNIETNDKVSVVLPNNRTNLLALRVENNSSKKQDRRRVPATYYNASSGEKIEDKTKTAGGEFLYRFHFELYNIPRNISRWIVGIATMAMFVAIITGILIHKRIFKDIFTFRPKNNTRGWMDAHILPAVAALPFLIMITYSGLILLGGTLMPWAIKTFYGDDFRAYKQEYIKLHSIDTKKIELLKASIREEEHEKEASIYKAINTKALRESQNSNNAKNYSFIKAKKELYKYGYKEENIITKQRLQAIIKKADEIWPNNIGSFTLIKEKNNNFSVEISPKVATTIFNYKMQREVAIYDGKTLELINKSELPILSSSIINTSTSLRSLHEAKFADSTLRFIFFISGILGIILVGTGLILWTQKRKKKNLVKKSFGFWLVEKLNLGTIVGIILALAVYFIANRVIPLEEINRREWEINAFFIAWFCSYVYAFLRETNKAWKEQLLLTAILFLALPIINVFTVLDSFSQVFTRDSIFIYFDLFFIFMALVCLLIRFILIKKQRRIK, encoded by the coding sequence ATGAGAGAAAACTTTAATGAATCAATGAGATGGCTTCATACTTATAGTGGTCTAATCTTAGGATGGCTTTTATTTGCTATTTTTGTAACAGGAACAAGTGCTTATTATAAAAATGAAATTACTTTATGGATGAAACCAGAGTTTCATAAATCAATAGCAAATGAAAAAACTCTTGATATTGCTATTGATAAAGCAATTAAAAATATAGAAACAAATGATAAAGTAAGTGTTGTTTTACCTAATAATAGAACTAATCTCTTAGCTCTAAGAGTTGAAAATAATTCAAGTAAAAAACAAGATAGAAGAAGAGTGCCAGCTACTTATTATAATGCAAGTAGTGGGGAAAAGATAGAAGATAAAACAAAAACAGCAGGTGGAGAATTTTTATATAGATTTCACTTTGAACTTTATAATATACCTAGAAATATATCTAGATGGATTGTAGGAATTGCTACTATGGCAATGTTTGTAGCTATTATCACTGGAATATTAATTCATAAAAGAATCTTCAAAGATATATTTACATTTAGACCTAAAAACAATACAAGAGGTTGGATGGATGCACATATTCTTCCAGCAGTAGCAGCTTTACCTTTTTTAATAATGATTACTTACTCAGGACTTATACTTTTAGGTGGAACTTTGATGCCTTGGGCAATAAAAACTTTTTATGGAGATGATTTTAGAGCTTACAAACAAGAGTATATAAAACTTCATTCAATAGATACAAAAAAAATAGAACTTCTTAAAGCCTCTATTAGAGAAGAGGAACATGAAAAAGAAGCCTCTATTTATAAAGCAATAAATACAAAAGCACTAAGAGAAAGTCAAAATTCCAATAATGCAAAAAACTATAGTTTTATAAAGGCAAAAAAAGAGCTTTATAAATATGGATATAAAGAAGAAAATATCATAACAAAACAAAGACTTCAAGCCATAATAAAAAAAGCAGATGAAATCTGGCCTAATAATATTGGCTCATTTACACTTATAAAAGAGAAAAACAATAACTTTTCAGTAGAAATTAGTCCTAAAGTTGCCACAACTATATTTAACTACAAGATGCAAAGAGAAGTTGCTATTTATGATGGAAAAACTCTTGAACTTATTAATAAATCAGAACTTCCTATTCTAAGTAGTTCAATTATAAATACAAGTACCTCACTTAGAAGTTTACATGAAGCAAAATTTGCTGACTCAACTCTTAGATTTATCTTTTTTATCTCAGGAATTTTAGGAATTATTCTTGTAGGAACTGGACTTATTTTATGGACACAAAAAAGAAAAAAGAAAAACTTAGTTAAAAAAAGTTTTGGTTTTTGGCTTGTAGAGAAACTAAATTTAGGAACAATTGTTGGGATTATATTAGCTCTTGCTGTTTATTTTATTGCAAATAGAGTTATTCCTTTAGAGGAGATAAATAGAAGAGAATGGGAGATAAATGCCTTTTTTATTGCTTGGTTTTGTTCATATGTTTATGCTTTTTTAAGAGAGACAAACAAAGCTTGGAAGGAACAACTTTTATTAACTGCGATTTTATTTTTA